The Williamsoniiplasma somnilux genome includes a window with the following:
- a CDS encoding ribulose-phosphate 3-epimerase, giving the protein MINEINDLKKAGIDWLHFDIMDGHFVPNYGLAPKQLDDIKKHFPEIIIDAHVMANDLEDKLVQLKNADYITFHLNSKQRFGFKNLIKKIKDMNCKVGLGMDLNNSIDDIKPYLEDIDLITIMTIKPGFTGQKFEESSWKTLKEVKQFCSLNFPNIKIQVDGGVRWDNIKKLIQNEIDLIVVGSLLFSEKDYSKTIKKIFSK; this is encoded by the coding sequence ATGATTAATGAAATAAATGATTTAAAAAAAGCTGGAATTGACTGATTGCATTTTGATATTATGGACGGACATTTTGTTCCGAATTACGGACTCGCCCCTAAACAATTGGATGATATTAAAAAACATTTTCCAGAAATTATAATCGACGCTCATGTAATGGCTAATGATTTAGAAGATAAATTAGTTCAATTAAAAAATGCTGACTATATAACTTTTCATTTAAATTCAAAACAAAGATTTGGATTTAAAAATTTGATAAAAAAAATTAAAGATATGAATTGTAAAGTTGGTTTAGGCATGGATCTAAACAATTCCATAGATGACATCAAACCTTATCTCGAAGATATTGACTTAATTACTATAATGACAATAAAACCAGGTTTTACAGGTCAAAAATTTGAAGAATCATCTTGAAAAACATTAAAAGAAGTTAAACAATTTTGCTCATTAAATTTCCCTAACATAAAAATTCAAGTTGATGGCGGTGTTAGATGGGACAACATTAAAAAATTAATTCAAAATGAAATTGATTTAATAGTTGTTGGTTCTTTGTTGTTTAGTGAAAAAGATTATTCAAAAACAATCAAAAAAATTTTCAGCAAATAA
- a CDS encoding arginine deiminase family protein: MSFVTRNRETLFTDFVFKHNSRFEGVTYFYERICKNAHVECKDILILNKETLIIEVSQRTNIKVIKKIAKRLFKEETYKKLFF, encoded by the coding sequence ATGTCATTTGTAACAAGAAACAGAGAAACTTTATTTACTGATTTTGTTTTTAAACACAATAGTAGATTCGAAGGAGTTACATACTTTTACGAAAGAATTTGCAAAAATGCTCATGTTGAATGTAAAGACATTCTTATCTTGAATAAAGAAACCTTGATAATTGAGGTTTCGCAACGTACTAACATAAAAGTAATTAAAAAAATTGCTAAAAGATTATTCAAAGAAGAAACATATAAAAAATTGTTTTTTTAG
- a CDS encoding transketolase-like TK C-terminal-containing protein, with product METSSSFGWHKFAGKKVLIIAVDKYGKSEIGQKLLNEFEFNIDSIVNKTKEYLNI from the coding sequence GTGGAAACCTCTAGTTCTTTTGGATGACATAAATTTGCGGGTAAAAAAGTTTTGATAATAGCGGTTGATAAATATGGTAAATCAGAAATTGGTCAAAAACTATTAAATGAATTTGAATTCAACATTGATAGTATTGTTAATAAAACAAAAGAATATTTAAATATTTAA
- the metG gene encoding methionine--tRNA ligase, with amino-acid sequence MPKTFYVTTPIYYPSGDLHIGHAYTTTLADILKRYKEMQGYETFFLTGSDEHGQKIEKKAQEENLTPLDYLEPKVNAFKYLWKKLNINYDKFIRTTDDYHEKTVQKIFSKLLQEGFVYKGNYEGLYCVSCEEFLTPEQIDSEGLCIISKNKPELVKEDTYFLKTSMFEEFETKLLQSDFLIPEYRRNEMLKNFIEPGLKDLSVTRISFNWGIPILEDNRHVIYVWLDALSNYITGLGYLQEDDSLFKKFWSEDTEILQLAGKEIIRFHSIYWPIILKALNLRMPTHLLGHGWILSKNTKMSKSLGNVINPLDLIDEFGADGLRFYIANELPTDKDGNFTIELFKESFNAHLANNLGNLISRVNNMITKYFNGQLQNMQNVDLELINLGAQAIDKYTKLMDQYKISEAMRVVLDLGAQANKYIEENAPWNLEKENKIQKLEKVMVTLQRTIGIISFLVKPILVNTYEEMIEQSGLTGIKLNFENIKTFENIKPKKLGNKKVLFQRIK; translated from the coding sequence ATGCCAAAAACATTTTATGTAACTACACCCATTTATTACCCAAGCGGTGATCTACATATTGGGCACGCTTACACAACTACACTAGCAGACATTTTAAAAAGATATAAAGAGATGCAAGGATATGAAACATTCTTTTTGACAGGCTCAGATGAGCATGGTCAAAAGATTGAAAAAAAAGCTCAAGAAGAAAATCTTACTCCTTTAGATTATTTAGAACCAAAAGTAAACGCCTTTAAGTACTTGTGAAAAAAACTAAATATAAATTATGATAAGTTTATTCGCACAACAGATGATTATCATGAAAAAACTGTCCAAAAAATTTTTTCAAAATTGTTACAAGAAGGTTTCGTTTATAAAGGAAATTATGAAGGCTTATATTGTGTTTCTTGTGAAGAGTTTTTAACACCTGAACAAATTGATTCAGAAGGGTTATGTATTATTTCTAAAAATAAACCTGAACTTGTTAAAGAAGATACTTATTTTTTAAAAACTTCAATGTTTGAAGAGTTCGAAACAAAATTATTGCAAAGTGATTTTTTAATTCCTGAATATCGTCGCAATGAAATGTTAAAAAACTTTATTGAACCAGGATTAAAAGATTTATCTGTTACTAGAATTTCCTTTAATTGAGGTATTCCAATTTTAGAGGATAATCGTCATGTTATTTATGTGTGATTAGATGCCTTATCAAATTACATTACAGGTCTAGGTTATTTACAAGAAGATGATTCCTTGTTTAAAAAATTTTGAAGTGAAGACACAGAAATATTACAACTGGCAGGAAAAGAAATTATTAGATTTCATTCAATTTATTGACCAATTATTTTGAAAGCTTTAAATTTGAGAATGCCGACTCACTTACTAGGACATGGGTGGATTCTTTCTAAAAATACTAAAATGTCAAAATCTTTAGGAAATGTTATTAATCCTTTAGATTTAATAGATGAATTCGGTGCAGATGGGTTGAGATTTTATATTGCCAATGAATTGCCAACGGATAAAGACGGAAATTTCACAATTGAATTATTTAAAGAATCTTTTAATGCTCATTTAGCAAATAATCTTGGGAATTTAATTTCTCGCGTTAATAATATGATTACCAAATATTTTAATGGACAATTACAAAATATGCAAAATGTTGATTTAGAGTTAATTAATTTAGGTGCACAGGCCATCGACAAGTACACAAAATTAATGGACCAATATAAAATCAGTGAAGCCATGAGAGTTGTTTTGGATTTAGGTGCACAGGCCAATAAATACATAGAAGAGAATGCTCCTTGAAATTTAGAAAAAGAAAATAAAATTCAAAAGTTAGAAAAAGTTATGGTTACTTTGCAACGTACAATTGGAATTATTTCTTTTTTAGTTAAACCTATTTTGGTTAATACATATGAAGAAATGATTGAACAATCAGGATTAACTGGAATTAAATTGAACTTTGAAAATATTAAAACCTTTGAAAATATTAAACCTAAAAAACTTGGAAATAAAAAAGTTTTATTCCAAAGAATAAAATAG
- a CDS encoding lipoprotein: MKRLLSLLATLGLTAIAGATVVACGDKDVKEVDSAAVQTQVNAALKNPVADEATAIKIVTDLSVENATLTAVAKEANTSLTVTINPAEGYTVSGEASFEVSYTIETPEVKEVDSAAVQTQVKAALKDPVVDEAAAIKIVNELKVENATLAAVAKEANTSLTVTINPAEGYTVSGEASFEVSYTIETPEVKEVDSAAVQTQVKAALKDPVADEATAIKIVTDLSVENATLTAVAKEANTSLTVTINPAEGFTVSGEASFEVSYTIETPEVKEVDSTAVQTQVNAALKNPVVDEAAAIKIVNELKVENATLAAVAKEANTSLTVTINPAEGYTVSGEASFEVSYTIETPEVKEVDSTAVQTQVNAALKNPVVDEATAIKIVTDLSVENATLTAVAKEANTSLTVTINPTEGYTVSGEASFEVSYTIETPEVKEVDSTAVQTQVNAALKNPVADEATAIKIVTDLSVENATLTAVAKEANTSLTVTINPAEGYTVSGEASFEVSYTIETPEVKEVDSAAVQTQVKAALKDPVADEATAIKIVTDLSVENATLTAVAKEANTSLTVTINPAEGYTVSGEASFEVSYTIETPEVKEVDSAAVQTQVKAALKDPVVDEAAAIKIVNELKVENATLTAVAKEANTSLTVTITPAKGYTVSGEASFEVTYILGDTNK; the protein is encoded by the coding sequence ATGAAAAGATTATTAAGTTTATTGGCAACATTAGGATTAACAGCAATAGCCGGAGCAACAGTTGTTGCTTGTGGAGATAAAGATGTAAAAGAAGTTGACTCAGCAGCAGTTCAAACTCAAGTTAACGCAGCACTTAAAAATCCCGTTGCAGATGAAGCAACTGCAATTAAAATTGTTACTGATTTATCAGTTGAAAACGCAACCCTTACAGCAGTAGCAAAAGAAGCAAACACAAGTTTAACTGTAACAATCAATCCAGCAGAAGGTTATACAGTTAGCGGTGAAGCTTCATTTGAAGTTAGTTACACAATTGAAACACCAGAAGTAAAAGAAGTTGACTCAGCAGCAGTTCAAACTCAAGTTAAAGCAGCGCTTAAAGATCCCGTTGTAGATGAAGCAGCCGCAATTAAAATTGTTAATGAATTAAAAGTTGAAAACGCAACCCTTGCAGCAGTAGCAAAAGAAGCAAACACAAGTTTAACTGTAACAATCAATCCAGCAGAAGGTTATACAGTTAGCGGTGAAGCTTCATTTGAAGTTAGTTACACAATTGAAACACCAGAAGTAAAAGAAGTTGACTCAGCAGCAGTTCAAACTCAAGTTAAAGCAGCGCTTAAAGATCCCGTTGCAGATGAAGCAACTGCAATTAAAATTGTTACTGATTTATCAGTTGAAAACGCAACCCTTACAGCAGTAGCAAAAGAAGCAAACACAAGTTTAACTGTAACAATCAATCCAGCAGAAGGTTTTACAGTTAGCGGTGAAGCTTCATTTGAAGTTAGTTACACAATTGAAACACCAGAAGTAAAAGAAGTTGACTCAACAGCTGTTCAAACTCAAGTTAACGCAGCACTTAAAAATCCCGTTGTAGATGAAGCAGCCGCAATTAAAATTGTTAATGAATTAAAAGTTGAAAACGCAACCCTTGCAGCAGTAGCAAAAGAAGCAAACACAAGTTTAACTGTAACAATCAATCCAGCAGAAGGTTATACAGTTAGCGGTGAAGCTTCATTTGAAGTTAGTTACACAATTGAAACACCAGAAGTAAAAGAAGTTGACTCAACAGCAGTTCAAACTCAAGTTAACGCAGCACTTAAAAATCCCGTTGTAGATGAAGCAACTGCAATTAAAATTGTTACTGATTTATCAGTTGAAAACGCAACCCTTACAGCAGTAGCAAAAGAAGCAAACACAAGTTTAACTGTAACAATCAATCCAACAGAAGGTTATACAGTTAGCGGTGAAGCTTCATTTGAAGTTAGTTACACAATTGAAACACCAGAAGTAAAAGAAGTTGACTCAACAGCAGTTCAAACTCAAGTTAACGCAGCACTTAAAAATCCCGTTGCAGATGAAGCAACTGCAATTAAAATTGTTACTGATTTATCAGTTGAAAACGCAACCCTTACAGCAGTAGCAAAAGAAGCAAACACAAGTTTAACTGTAACAATCAATCCAGCAGAAGGTTATACAGTTAGCGGTGAAGCTTCATTTGAAGTTAGTTACACAATTGAAACACCAGAAGTAAAAGAAGTTGACTCAGCAGCAGTTCAAACTCAAGTTAAAGCAGCGCTTAAAGATCCCGTTGCAGATGAAGCAACTGCAATTAAAATTGTTACTGATTTATCAGTTGAAAACGCAACCCTTACAGCAGTAGCAAAAGAAGCAAACACAAGTTTAACTGTAACAATCAATCCAGCAGAAGGTTATACAGTTAGCGGTGAAGCTTCATTTGAAGTTAGTTACACAATTGAAACACCAGAAGTAAAAGAAGTTGACTCAGCAGCAGTTCAAACTCAAGTTAAAGCAGCGCTTAAAGATCCCGTTGTAGATGAAGCAGCCGCAATTAAAATTGTTAATGAATTAAAAGTTGAAAATGCAACCCTTACAGCAGTAGCAAAAGAAGCAAACACAAGTTTAACTGTAACAATCACACCAGCAAAAGGTTACACAGTTAGCGGTGAAGCTTCATTTGAAGTTACATATATTTTAGGCGATACAAATAAATAG
- a CDS encoding isochorismatase family protein, producing MKEVLLIVDYQYDFANPKGTLYVQGADQIGSYIEQLIKKFQKENKLIVGSKDWHPIDHYSFAQWGPHCIQNSLGAELLYDAKILDKLIIKGENQNLESYSAFYDEQDNSNGLHEWLQKQNIEQIYLVGVATDVCVGNTLNDALKLGYKVKLDLNGCAGITNVIKFK from the coding sequence ATGAAAGAAGTTTTACTAATAGTTGATTATCAATATGACTTTGCAAATCCTAAAGGAACTTTATATGTTCAAGGAGCAGATCAAATTGGTTCATACATCGAGCAATTAATTAAAAAGTTTCAGAAAGAAAACAAATTAATTGTTGGTTCTAAAGATTGGCATCCAATTGATCATTATTCATTTGCACAGTGAGGTCCTCATTGTATTCAAAATTCACTTGGAGCTGAATTACTTTATGATGCAAAAATTTTAGATAAATTAATAATTAAGGGTGAAAATCAAAACCTTGAAAGCTACTCAGCATTTTATGATGAACAAGATAACTCTAATGGTTTACACGAATGATTACAAAAACAAAATATTGAACAAATTTATCTTGTTGGTGTAGCAACAGATGTATGTGTTGGCAATACATTGAATGATGCCCTTAAATTAGGTTATAAAGTTAAATTGGATTTAAATGGTTGCGCAGGAATTACAAATGTTATTAAATTTAAGTAA
- the mnmG gene encoding tRNA uridine-5-carboxymethylaminomethyl(34) synthesis enzyme MnmG, translating into MQNKNYDVLVVGGGHAGVEAALASARLGKKTGLINLYKDRIAAMPCNPSIGGPAKGIVVREIDALGGEMAKAADATALQTKLLNSSRGPGVWALRVQSDKVKYAQYMLDKINNQENLDLIVGAASDIFVDDNNNITGLGLSDGTIISAKTIVLTTGTYLKSEILQGVERFKSGPNDEITTSGISSALKRFGIDLLRFKTGTPARIFKDSVDLSQATKEPGTDAQLAFSFSTKKFTPVADQELCYLIHTTDETKKIIEDNLIKSAMYSGTVDSVGPRYCPSFEDKIVRFPDKANHQIFIEPESNELDTWYIQGFSTSMPIDVQEQMLRSLPGFKNMRVKHWSYAIEYDCIDPMQLKPSLELKKVHGLFLAGQINGTSGYEEAAGQGLIAGINAVKYVNQEEPLILRRDEAYLGVLIDDLINKGVWEPYRLLTSRAEHRLLLRNDNAEERLKHYGYQIGLVKKQEWNEYQEAIVKMNQVINDLNEIRFTPKSDLAKVLSNHGVEINRGYSGMELIKMPIVDPNDLIAFVPSMKELRVNELQSVVINARFEGYVKKEKELVAKLAKLEKKQIPIDIDYSKVENLATEARQKLLKIRPLNIGQASRITGVNPADIQMLLFYLKANYANEQK; encoded by the coding sequence ATGCAAAACAAAAACTATGATGTTTTAGTTGTTGGTGGAGGACATGCTGGAGTTGAAGCTGCTTTAGCTTCTGCTCGTTTAGGTAAAAAAACAGGATTAATCAATTTGTACAAAGATCGTATTGCAGCAATGCCTTGTAATCCTTCAATTGGAGGACCTGCTAAAGGTATTGTTGTTCGTGAAATTGATGCTCTTGGTGGAGAAATGGCTAAAGCAGCAGATGCAACTGCCTTACAAACTAAACTATTAAATTCATCACGTGGGCCAGGTGTTTGAGCTTTACGTGTTCAGTCAGATAAAGTTAAATATGCTCAATATATGTTAGACAAAATTAATAATCAAGAAAATTTAGATTTGATTGTTGGTGCAGCATCTGATATTTTTGTTGACGATAATAACAACATAACCGGTTTAGGATTAAGTGATGGAACAATCATTAGTGCTAAGACAATTGTTCTGACTACTGGTACATATTTAAAATCAGAAATCTTACAAGGGGTTGAACGTTTTAAATCGGGTCCCAATGATGAAATCACTACAAGTGGAATCTCGAGCGCACTAAAACGTTTTGGAATTGATTTATTAAGATTTAAAACCGGAACGCCAGCAAGAATTTTTAAAGATTCAGTTGACTTATCTCAAGCTACTAAAGAGCCAGGAACTGATGCTCAATTAGCTTTTAGTTTTTCAACTAAAAAATTTACACCAGTAGCAGATCAAGAATTGTGCTATTTAATTCATACAACTGATGAAACCAAAAAAATTATTGAAGATAATTTAATTAAATCAGCAATGTATTCAGGAACAGTTGATTCAGTAGGCCCAAGGTATTGTCCTTCGTTTGAAGACAAAATTGTGCGCTTCCCTGATAAGGCAAACCACCAAATTTTTATTGAACCTGAATCAAATGAACTAGATACGTGATATATCCAAGGTTTTTCAACTTCCATGCCGATTGACGTTCAAGAACAAATGTTGCGTAGTCTTCCTGGATTTAAAAACATGAGAGTGAAACACTGATCTTATGCAATTGAATATGATTGCATTGATCCAATGCAATTGAAGCCAAGCTTAGAATTAAAAAAAGTCCACGGTTTATTTTTGGCAGGACAAATCAATGGAACTAGTGGATATGAAGAAGCTGCCGGTCAAGGATTAATTGCAGGAATTAATGCTGTTAAATATGTAAATCAAGAGGAACCTTTAATTTTAAGAAGAGATGAAGCTTATCTTGGGGTTTTGATTGATGATTTAATTAACAAAGGTGTTTGAGAACCATATCGTTTATTAACAAGTAGAGCAGAACACCGATTATTATTGAGAAATGATAATGCAGAAGAAAGGTTAAAACACTATGGTTATCAAATTGGTTTGGTCAAAAAACAAGAATGAAATGAATATCAAGAAGCTATCGTTAAAATGAATCAAGTAATTAATGATTTAAATGAAATTAGATTTACTCCCAAATCAGATTTAGCAAAAGTTCTATCGAATCATGGCGTAGAAATTAATCGTGGTTATTCAGGAATGGAACTAATTAAAATGCCAATTGTAGATCCTAATGATTTAATTGCGTTTGTGCCAAGCATGAAAGAATTGCGCGTTAATGAACTTCAATCAGTAGTTATTAATGCAAGATTTGAAGGCTATGTTAAAAAGGAAAAAGAGTTAGTAGCTAAATTAGCAAAACTTGAAAAAAAACAAATACCTATTGATATTGATTATTCTAAAGTGGAAAATCTTGCTACTGAAGCTCGCCAAAAATTGTTGAAAATCAGACCGTTAAATATTGGTCAAGCATCTAGAATAACTGGTGTCAATCCAGCAGATATTCAAATGTTATTATTTTATTTAAAAGCGAATTATGCTAATGAACAAAAATAG
- a CDS encoding adenylosuccinate synthase yields the protein MKKAYKSLVVVGTQWGDEGKGKITDYFAQKADMVVRFAGGDNAGHMIEFNGKRHKVTIVPSGIFSPKVKNVIGNGTVVNLEKLDTELTRLKNDGIKIDNLFISDRAHVIFDYHCKIDELQEEARKENRIGTTKRGIGPTYMSKASRYGIRICDFNQPNFKAILEENVEHHNGLIRDLYKSNETFSFNEIYSKVTAIYNKYKNQIVDSGEMVSNAIQEGQYVLFEGAQGVLLDIDHGTYPFVTSSNCTANNASTGVGIHAKEVQKVVGVVKAYNTRVGTGGMPTELFDETGNRIRERGREYGSNTGRPRRCGWLDLVALKYAIRVGGIDELFLTLFDVLDQEKEIKICVGYKLNGKEMKSMPASDQDLRSIQPIYQTLPGWNEDITNVKSFADLPQNAKNYLTTIVEFTNTPFLGFSVGPDRTQTILIKEEFND from the coding sequence ATGAAAAAAGCCTATAAATCATTAGTTGTTGTTGGTACTCAATGAGGGGATGAAGGTAAAGGGAAAATCACTGATTATTTTGCGCAGAAAGCAGATATGGTTGTTAGATTTGCAGGTGGAGATAATGCGGGTCACATGATTGAATTTAATGGTAAGCGCCATAAAGTTACAATTGTGCCTTCGGGAATTTTTAGTCCAAAAGTTAAAAATGTAATTGGTAATGGAACAGTGGTTAATTTAGAAAAACTTGACACTGAGTTAACTCGCTTAAAAAATGATGGTATTAAAATAGATAATCTATTTATTTCTGATCGCGCTCATGTAATTTTTGATTATCATTGTAAAATTGACGAGCTGCAAGAAGAAGCAAGAAAAGAAAATAGAATCGGAACTACAAAACGTGGAATTGGTCCAACTTATATGTCAAAAGCTTCTCGATATGGAATTAGAATTTGTGATTTTAATCAACCAAACTTTAAGGCAATTTTGGAAGAAAATGTTGAACACCATAATGGCTTGATTAGAGATCTTTATAAATCTAATGAAACGTTTTCATTTAATGAAATTTATAGCAAAGTAACAGCCATATATAACAAATACAAAAATCAAATAGTTGACTCTGGAGAAATGGTTTCAAACGCCATTCAAGAAGGGCAATATGTTTTATTCGAAGGTGCTCAAGGAGTTCTTCTAGATATTGATCATGGAACATACCCATTTGTAACATCATCAAATTGTACTGCTAATAATGCTTCAACAGGTGTAGGAATACATGCTAAAGAAGTCCAAAAAGTTGTGGGGGTTGTTAAAGCCTATAACACTCGTGTAGGAACTGGAGGAATGCCAACAGAACTATTTGATGAAACAGGAAATAGAATTCGTGAACGTGGCCGTGAATACGGTTCAAATACAGGTAGACCTAGACGTTGTGGTTGACTTGACCTAGTTGCTTTAAAGTATGCAATTAGAGTTGGTGGAATTGATGAATTATTTTTAACACTTTTTGATGTTTTAGATCAAGAAAAGGAAATTAAAATTTGTGTTGGTTATAAACTAAATGGAAAAGAAATGAAATCAATGCCAGCATCAGATCAAGATTTAAGAAGCATTCAACCAATTTACCAAACTTTGCCTGGTTGAAATGAAGATATTACTAATGTTAAGTCATTTGCTGATTTACCACAAAATGCTAAGAATTATTTGACAACAATTGTCGAGTTTACCAACACTCCATTTTTAGGATTTTCAGTAGGTCCAGATAGAACTCAAACAATTTTAATAAAAGAGGAATTTAATGATTAA
- the purB gene encoding adenylosuccinate lyase, producing MINRYSVSDISKIWSDENKYKTWLNVEVAICEAWNKLNIVPNDDLISIQSRASVDLVRMREIELETKHDVVAFTRMLSEIIGKEAKWIHLGITSTDVVDTAQNIMIKKSNQIVLNELLNFQKTLKQLALENEKTLIMGRTHGMYGEPTSLGLKFALWFDEIANQIERYKLASQQIEVAKVSGSMGNYANLELEIEEYVAQKFSLNLNNISTQVTQRDRHAFLVSVIANIASTLEKIATEIRLFQRSDVNEICEGFSAGQKGSSSMPHKKNPISSENISGLARYIRSYVGMTFENNNLWHERDISHSSNERIMFPDIFNTLVYSIRRMNDTLINLHINREEIQNHINEANNIYFSQRVLTFVLMKKQTVSREEIYDLIQECTAQCFATKTDFKEVLKNNNINKFLTNKELDDLFDVQFFLRQTHKIFTKVFKIKSDK from the coding sequence ATGATTAATAGATATAGTGTTAGTGATATTTCTAAAATATGATCTGATGAAAATAAATATAAGACATGACTAAATGTAGAAGTTGCTATTTGTGAAGCTTGAAATAAATTAAATATCGTTCCTAACGATGATTTAATTAGCATTCAATCACGTGCTAGTGTAGATTTGGTGCGCATGAGAGAAATAGAATTAGAAACAAAGCATGATGTAGTTGCTTTTACAAGAATGCTTTCAGAAATAATCGGCAAAGAAGCTAAATGAATTCATTTAGGTATTACTTCAACTGATGTTGTTGATACTGCCCAAAATATTATGATTAAAAAATCTAATCAAATAGTTTTAAATGAGCTTTTAAATTTTCAAAAAACATTAAAACAACTAGCATTAGAAAATGAAAAAACATTAATCATGGGCAGAACTCATGGAATGTATGGAGAACCAACTAGTTTAGGTTTGAAATTTGCTTTATGATTTGATGAAATTGCAAACCAAATCGAAAGATATAAACTAGCTTCTCAGCAAATAGAAGTTGCTAAAGTTTCTGGCTCAATGGGAAATTATGCAAATCTTGAATTAGAAATAGAAGAGTATGTGGCACAAAAATTTTCTTTAAATTTAAATAATATTTCGACCCAAGTAACTCAAAGAGACCGTCATGCTTTTTTGGTTTCTGTTATTGCTAATATTGCCTCAACATTAGAAAAAATTGCTACAGAAATAAGATTATTCCAAAGATCAGATGTAAATGAAATTTGCGAAGGTTTTTCAGCTGGCCAAAAAGGTTCATCATCAATGCCTCACAAAAAAAATCCTATTTCTTCTGAAAACATTTCAGGACTTGCAAGATATATTAGAAGTTATGTTGGCATGACATTCGAAAACAATAACCTTTGACATGAAAGAGATATTTCACATTCTTCAAATGAGAGAATTATGTTTCCTGACATTTTTAATACATTAGTATACTCAATTCGCAGAATGAATGACACTTTAATTAATTTACATATTAATCGCGAAGAGATTCAAAATCACATTAATGAAGCTAACAATATTTATTTTTCACAAAGAGTTTTAACTTTTGTGTTGATGAAAAAACAAACAGTGTCTAGAGAAGAAATTTATGATCTCATTCAAGAATGCACAGCTCAATGCTTTGCAACTAAAACAGATTTTAAAGAAGTTCTAAAAAACAATAATATTAATAAATTTTTAACCAATAAAGAATTAGATGATTTGTTTGATGTTCAATTTTTCTTAAGACAAACTCATAAAATTTTTACAAAAGTTTTTAAAATAAAAAGCGACAAATAA
- a CDS encoding energy-coupled thiamine transporter ThiT — translation MWKNHKEKILCLTGYVIAQSLFISFLLIFSICGQQQINNLFNNNWSGEYFDNLKTFFIMFTALGTFFNILFMVSTLIAKTKDFYDYKMQFMFLAIFSLNIISIIAFICFWTNNKSMQENKITRNEHTKLLLNNIGIRKWKTYDIALIGVFCGLTIALAYLEEFLPHMPNGGGIALKYMPLIMISFIHSSIAGAATGAVSALMSLLFIPGSMIISPWSYILDYFLPMMSPAICGLLRFKITGEKNYLSYLNFVIMIILTFGLIYLWQTIGGYFIWVKLYGPSWGESGWIYSIVYNAIHVWIFTYPIAQLVVPSIIRGLAPFYKKNIR, via the coding sequence ATGTGAAAAAATCATAAAGAAAAAATATTGTGCCTCACTGGCTATGTGATTGCTCAAAGTTTATTTATTAGCTTTTTGCTAATATTTAGTATTTGTGGGCAACAACAAATCAATAATTTGTTTAACAACAACTGAAGTGGAGAATATTTTGACAATTTAAAAACATTTTTCATTATGTTTACTGCTTTAGGAACGTTTTTTAATATTTTATTTATGGTAAGCACGCTAATTGCTAAAACAAAAGATTTTTATGACTACAAAATGCAATTTATGTTTTTGGCAATTTTTTCATTAAATATCATCTCTATCATTGCATTTATTTGTTTTTGAACAAATAATAAATCAATGCAAGAAAATAAAATCACAAGAAACGAACACACAAAATTATTATTAAACAACATCGGAATTCGCAAATGAAAAACTTACGACATCGCTTTAATTGGGGTGTTTTGTGGTTTGACAATTGCTTTAGCATATCTTGAAGAATTTTTACCTCACATGCCTAACGGTGGTGGTATTGCTTTAAAATATATGCCGTTAATTATGATTTCTTTCATTCATTCTTCGATTGCTGGAGCAGCAACAGGAGCGGTTAGTGCTTTAATGTCACTATTATTCATTCCTGGTTCAATGATAATTTCTCCATGGTCTTACATTTTAGATTATTTCTTACCAATGATGAGTCCTGCCATTTGTGGTTTATTAAGATTTAAGATAACTGGTGAAAAAAATTATTTAAGTTATTTAAATTTTGTAATTATGATTATCCTAACTTTTGGTTTAATTTATCTATGGCAAACAATTGGAGGATACTTTATTTGAGTTAAACTATATGGACCTTCATGAGGTGAATCTGGTTGAATTTATTCAATTGTTTACAATGCGATTCATGTTTGAATCTTTACGTACCCAATCGCGCAATTAGTGGTGCCCTCAATTATTAGAGGCCTTGCACCTTTTTACAAAAAAAATATACGATAA